Part of the Falco cherrug isolate bFalChe1 chromosome 1, bFalChe1.pri, whole genome shotgun sequence genome, ATGAACATGAGCCTGGCCGGGGACGCCTACGGCTTCccgggccgcggccccgccgagCTGCACGGCGGCGGCATGCAGCCCCCGGTGCACGGCTTCTTCGGCGGGCAGCAGCCGCACGGCGGCCACGGCGGcgcccaccacccccaccagcaccccccgCACTTCGGCGGCAACTTCGGGCCCGACCCCGGCGCCTCCTGCGTGCACGGCGGCCGGCTCCTGGGCTACAGCGGCGCGCTGGGCGGGCAGACGGCGTTCGCCGACGGCTACGAGCACATGGCCGAGAGCCAGGGCGGCGAGGGCTTCGGGCAGCAGCGCCCCGGGAACCTGCCCGACTTCCAGCACCACAGCGCCGGCGCCTCCAGCCACGCCGTGCCGgcgccctgcctgcccctcgACCAGTCCCCCAACCGCGCCGCCTCCTTCCACGGGCTGCCGGCGGCCGGCTCCTCCGAGCCCCACGGCCTGGAGCAGCGGCGGCTGCCCGCACAGGGTGGCGTGGACTCGCTGGAATACAATTACCCCGGCGACGGCCCCGCCGGCCACTTCGAGCTGCCCGTCTTCTCCCCGTCGGAGCCCGAGGGGCAGCTGCCGCACTacggcggcgggcggcaggtGCCAGCGGGCGGCAGCTTCGCGGGGGCGCCTGCCCTGCCCCGAGCGCCGGGCATGGCCGTGGCCAAGGCGCACCCGCCACAGCAGCACGGCGTCTTCTTTGAGCGCTTCGGGGGGGCGCGGAAGATGTCGGCCGGCCTGGAACCAGGGGCCAGCGCCAGGCACCCgctgatgcagcagcagcagcagccaccgcCGCCGCAACCGCCGCAGCAGCCGCCGGGCTTGCTGGCCAGACAGAACTCCTGCCCGCCAGCCATCCCTAGGCAACAGCAAACAGAAGCCAACGCTCCCAACCCCAACCTGCAGGACAATGGGCCCATAATGCAGAACCAGCATGCACAGTTTGAATACCCTATTCACAGACTGGAGAACAGGAATATGCATCCCTACACCGACCCCGTGTTTAATATGCAGCACCCTCCTCCGCAACAGCCACCAAATCAAAGACTGCAGCACTTCGATGCCCCCTACGTGAGCGTCGCCAAGAGGCCGCGGTTCGACTTCCCTGGCAACCCCGGCGTCGAGCGCTGCGCCTCCTGGGGCAGCGGCATGCACGGCCCCACCATGGAGAGCCACCTCTCCCCGACGGCCTACTCTGGCCTGCCGGGCGAGTTCACCCCACCGGCGCCCGAGGCCTTTGGGGGGCCGTTGCCACATGGCGGCCCCGAGCACCCGGCGCTGGCGCAGCGCCAGAACGCAGCCCTGGTGATGAAGCAGATGGCCTCCCGCAGCCAGCAGCGCCTGCGGCcgcccagcctgcagcagctggggcaccaTGGTGAGGTGGGCCCGCCCGGCGGCCTACCCCCGCCTGCCTTTGAGCGGGAGGCTGGCGGCAGCAGCCGCGGCTTCGACGCACCGGCGCCGCATCTGGCCCCTGACAGCGCCTGGTTTGCGGGGCCGCCACCGCccggggagctgctgccgcGGCGCATGGCGGCGCCAGGGCTGCCGGCCGAGGCGGCCCCCCACGAGCTGGGCCTGCAGCCGGGCGGCACCGCCGTGCTCTTCCGGCCGGGTGCTGGAGGGCTAGGGCTGCAGGAGCCGCTGCGGATGGCGGGCGAGGGGCCGGCGCAGGCTCTGCCCTCGCCGGGTGTCCACCCGCCATTTGCGCCCGCCATGGGTGGCCTCTCACAGCTGCAGTCGCCGGGCGGTGGTGTGGCGCTGCCCAGCGCCCCCGCTGagcgccgcggccccgccgaCTTTGCCGCCCAGCCCAGTTTCCCCTTTGCGGCGGCAGCGCGGCAGCCGACGGCCCATGGGGCTGCACCTGCCCTCAGCGCCTCGCCGGGCGCCTATCCGCCACCCCCGCCTGAGTtcccgccgccaccgccgccgcggcccgccgCCAGCAAGCTGGGCGCCCTCTCGCTGGGCTCCTTCAGCAAGCCGGCCAGCAAGGACAACGTCTTcgggcagagctgcctggccGCCCTCTCCACTGCCTGCCAGAACATGATCGCCAGCCTGGGTGCCCCCAACCTCAACGTCACCTTCAACAAGAAGAGCCCAGCCGAGGCCAAGCGCAAgctcagccaggctgagccCGACCCACCGCCACCCGCCGCCCCAGACTACTTTCCAGCAGGGCCGCCGGcaggcgggggcggcgcgggcaaGGCGTCGGGTGCTgccccgctgctgcctgccGAGAGCAGCCTCTCGCCCGGCTACGCGCTGGAGCCGGCGGCCGGTGGCGAGGGGaaggcgggcggcgggcgggggcggggccgccggaAACGGGACAGCGGGCACGTCAGCCCCGGCACCTTCTTCGAGAAGTTCTCGGCCAcggagggcggcggggccggtgtCAGCCCGGGGCAGCCGGCAGTGCCGGCGGTGGCGGGGGGCCCACCGGGGGCTCCGGGTGCGGAGCGTGGTGGGGGCACCCCGCATGACAAGCCCCTGACCTCACCCTCCTGGGGCAAGGGtggtgagctgctgctgggggagcagccCGACCTGATGTCCTCCCTGGACAGCGGCATCCAGAGCGTGACCAAGTCGGATGGCAGCTCCCCGCACGTGGACTTTCCCGACGAGGTCAGCACCAGCTACGGCAACGAGGACGAGGTGTCCTCCAGCTCCGACAACGCCGCCTCCAAGCCCACCCGCAGCCCGCTGCTGAGCGGCTCGCCCAAGCTGCCCCGCGGGGAGCACGCACTTCTCAACGGACAGAAGCCCCTGGCCCTCAGCCTCCTCAGTACGTCTACCTCGACCCCTGACAGCTATGGGCTCAGCACCACGGCAGGCGCCCACCCCGGCACCCCAAGCATGGAGCAGGTGCGGACCCCCACGAGCACCTCGGCCCAGGACGAGATCCACCCCCTGGAGATCCTGCAGGCGCAGATCCAGCTGCAGCGGCAGCAGTTCAGCATCTCGGAAGATCAGCCCTTGGGGCTGAAGAGCAAGAAGGGGGAGTGCGCGGGGCAGAACGGGGACAGCgacctgggcagctgctgctcagagggCGTCAAGGGCGCCATGAGCACCATCGACCTGGACTCCCTGATGGCGgagcacaactccacctggtACCTGCCTGGTGAGAAGGCCCTgatggaggggcaggaggaggacaaGGCCATGGCGCCCTGGGAGAAGCCCAAGCCTCCGAACCCCAGCAAAGAAGGTATTGGCTGTCCCGCGCGGGTGCTGGCCCCTGGGGGAGGGCgtggggggctgcctggggaaggggcagcggTGGGGCTGCAGCACCGGGATGCTGGGCATACGCCAGCCCCAGGCCCGCTCCATCCCCGGTGGGGACCTCGGCAGATGCTGGGAACGGGCTGTGGGATGCTGGCTGGCTCTGCCGGGTGGCCAGTGGCAGGGACGAAGTGCCCGCTGCCCGACCGGCCCGGGTGACGGCTGGACTGCCAGCCCCGTCCCCATCACACCTGGGGAGCGGCCCCCCGAGGGCTGCGGCGGCCACGGCTCGGGGGGCTCGCggggtgctgagcagaggggctCCCGGCAGAGCCCCGGCTGTGATGATGGGCCTGGGGTGTTGCGGAGGGGGCCACAGAGGGTGGTGCTGTGGAAGGGGCTCCCCGCGGGGCATAGGGTGCTGAGGAGGGGGCTCCCGCAGAGCCCTGCTGGGCACGGAGTGCTGAGGAGGGGGCTCTCGCAGAGCCCCGTGCTGGCTGAACCTTCCAGCCTTTTCTCCCAAAGTGATTTTCCTAAACCGTGAACACAGGCGTTTGTTTGCGGTGCTGTCCCTCCGCTTCCAGGTATTTCCCCGCTTGCAATAAGAGCCTGCCAGCAGCGCAATACTGGACTGAAAAGCTcttgagatttttatttttttttttctttaatagaaaggcaatttaaaataaagctctgGGTCTGCTGGTATAAAACTTGCTTAGTTGACAGATGTTTAATTTCAACATTAGTTGTAATTTTTGGTCCTTCCCTGTGTCCAGAGGGCACCATTATTCCCCAAgctcagggaaaaaatattttaatggaaagcCCTCTATTATAAACGCTGTTTAAGATAAAGATGATTATACCTTCAATTGGTTTCTATTTTCTCTTATCAAAGCCATATTTTACAAACTGCCTGATGGTGTGCGTGAATATTACAATAGATGCACGTGCGTGTACCTGCTGTATGAATGCTCGCAGGCAATTTTTTGATGTGCTCTAAGTGCACGTGCGTAATTTACGCAATATAACCTCATTATTTGTGCCTAGGAAAGTTGATGTTTTGCTACTGCTGGTGTAGtttgaaattgttttcattaCGTTTGGTGGTTGCAGAGTGACTTTTTACAGTCTTCCACATTTAGTAATTTTGCTGAGAAAGGTGTTAGGAAAATCAAAAGGGAGATGGTTTGAAAACTGGGCAATTTCCTACCCCCAGTTCTGGTTGGCTTTCCAGCTTTGGGTTTCTGAAGCGTGAATCCTAGCCCCCATGGTTTGTCTCTTTGTTCATGTTTAATGCCCAGCGCAGGAGACTCATTTCAAGCGGGAGTGTTTAGCATGCACAGCAGACTCTAGGAAGCCCATCAGCATTCTCCATGCTTCACCCAGGCAAGGACATAAATTGGTTTGTTTGGGGcccttcttttccatttttaaatggagTTGCACACAGCATCCTTCCTGGCCCCTTCTCTTTTATTGTTTCTTGTACACAACATCTAGATCTGACTGGATCAATAGCTAGTTAGCACAAATCACAGTTCCTGTCACTTCTACCTTGGCAGACTCACACACATATATACGTTCTCTCAcaacacacgcacacacacacacacgtaccaccaccaccccccgtTATGTGTGCACTCTCACACACGCATACAGACATGCAGATCTCAACACCATGCGCTATTTAGAATTAGATTTTAAGAGTAACTTACTCCATAGATCTTAATTTcatgggtttaaaaaaaaaaaaaaagtcctcagCAGGGATTTAATCTTGAGCAGCACATTTATTAAAAGCATAATCTGGCTTAAAATTACGTATATTTTGTGTATATGTGTCATATGGAGCAATGCTTGCTTTAATGTCCTTTAAGCACTCCTACGTTCACTTTGATCACCGCTATACTTAGTAACATCTAGTGAAATAAGTAATTGCTTTCTGGTTGCGATAACCACAATGTTGCTGTTGAAACAGTTCATCACTTGGAAGGAAAACCATTTAATCAGTGTTCCTATATAAGGATATGTTTTAGTATTTCGGAGGCTTAACGTAAAATAGCAAAGCAGTTTTACAACAATGCATAGAGGCACTCGTTTTGTTTCACACTTTAGTCACTTGAAGGATTTGAATGGGCTGGTTCTTCAGATGAGGAAATTCATACAGACCAGTGGAGAATTTACTTTAACTGTTGTTGGAAGTGGTAAAGATACAATAGGTGAAACAAAACAGGCTGTTCTCCTCGGTTAGTAGAAATGATTTAGCTTTCCATTGGCATACCCCCGAGTGTTTGAGACTGTGTTTAAGAAAAGGCTTTATTTATCCAGCGAGTGAGATTTTAAACCTTTTTGGTCGGCTGGGATTTGCATTCGTGGTGTCTGTTCCAGCAGTTCCCTGGTGTATGCGTGCAGGCTGAACGCGCAGCCTTCAGACAGCACTCCTCCAAATTTCAAGCGGTTCCTAAATGCGCTGCAGTTCTGCGCTGGGGGAGTGCTCACCATTTCACATTACTGTGCTGTATTGTTAAGGGTGAGATTAGTCGTTAGACCCCAGTTCCCTCACCAACACATAGGCATTGTTGGTGGGCTTCTTAATTACACCTGCCGTGGTGGGAGGGAAGGCATTCGGTGATTTATTCCTATTGTGGCACTGCCGCGATCCGCATCGGCTGCTCAGCGGGTCCGGGGCAGGATGGAGGAGGGGGTGGCGGGTGTCAGAGGGCAGGTTGCCCCTCAGCAGAGTGCTGGGCACGGCAGCTGCCTTCCCGCTGCTCCTCCTGCGCCAGGGACCGCAGGCTCCAGCTTTGCTGCCGGCCGTGGAGGGGCAGCTTGGGAACGGATAGGCTCCCCAAAACGCAACAGAATTGGGAACTTTTCAAATACTCTGTTAATGCTGGGATTACTGGGTGAAACAACTTGTTTGAGTTGTTTTAACGGCTGGTCGGATTCCTCAAgacttactgcttttttttttgctttttttttttctcataatgCCATAAAAATGATTTGCTAGTATCTAGCAATCTGTGTGAGCTGTGAATTTTAAAGGTAGATGGGAGCAGATAATGTTGTTTCAGACACCTGAGCTGTAGGTGCCCGTGTAACAAGTACACACCTACATCCTTTGGTGATAGCCTTTACGAGTtctgtgcatgtgtttgcattttgtttctgaatttaaCATTGTCAGGGCTGGCTGGATGTTGATCTTCGCTGAAATGTGATTTTCCATAAGGAGTATTCTCCAATACATCATTTCTTGTGCTACCATGTTTGATGTGAAGTGGGTGATGGTTTGGTGTGTCATGTCCCCCCCCAAATGCTTTCTagaatttcatattttcctctGCCGTGCAGCTAGAGCTGGGAGTGAGGTATAATAATACTGAGTCTGGAGAGGTCGTGTTGACTTCCAGCACCGCGGCCCTAGCTAACAAAGAATAACCAGATCAAATTCACTTTAAAACGCAGGGCCAGTTCGGTGGGGTTTTGCTTTGCCTGGTTTGACTGAACCGGGATGATTTCCCTTTCAGTGAAATGTTGATTAGTATTCTCTAGAAACCCAGTAATTAAGtgctggtggggttttgttttagtttttaattgaaattgtGAAGGTCCCACGCTGCAGATGTCAGGTGAAGACATCAATATGTAACCTAGAACTGTGCGAGCGTTGATTGGAAAAACTGAGAATATATTCAGCTGCTCGGTGGCCGCTGGACTCGTCCGTCCGCGCTGGTGGGCACATGCAGTGCAGCACGGTTAGTTTTCATCTTTGAgtttttgttaatatttcatCGTAACACTGAACCTATCATTTGAATGAGCCAGCAGGCCAGAACTCTTGACGAAGCAGTACGTAACATCGGTAAATGACTACCAAATAACATTAACAAAGGTCAAATTTGGTCCAGATGCAGCTGGgagcctttgttttctttctcttcctcgTATGTTCTGCTGcgtgcttttattttaaatactgctgaATTCTTTTGGAGGCTTTACCAAGGGACTAGGTTTGTTTACCGAGACCGAGTTTGTCAGACCTCTGGTGAGGCATTTCAAACAATATCACTGAAGGCAGTATGTGATTCGGAACAGGTTTGCGCTGTAGTAAGGGCTGCTGGAAATGAGTTCAGTGACGAAGCTCAGCGCACTTTGCAGCCATGGATCTGTGATTCCCGgtgctgctttgtttgcttGAAAGGGCTGTTTAAACTTACACGAGGTATTTTAACAGTTAGtgggaaaaaatgctgttgccTTTGCCAAGAAGTTATGCGATATACTCCACAGATATGAAATACACATCTTTAATAAATGATCTGGATTAGCATGCAGATTTATGAGGGAGGAATGCTCCTGTTGCGTATCGCAGGAGAGAGTTCAGTGGGCATTAGGTTTGGGTTTAATATGATCCTTTAAACTCTTCCgacctgttaaaaaaaaatataattactgaGAAGTTGCCCCTGCTTGGCTTGGCTTCATGTAAATTACAGTGACACTCTATTGTTTACTTTGACCGACtataatttttagtattttctacTAGAAAATAGTCCtgtttagaaatgttttcctttgttttataaACGTCCTGCAGCAGTGTGTTTGTAGACCTTTGTGGCAAATACTAGAGAAGGCAAGGGGCAGAGCTTTCAGTAGTGTTTGATGCTGCTGCTATAATGCACTAAGATGTTGAATGCAGAAAGTGTGTGAATTTATTGGCATTTCAGTAACTACCATAGTCCCTCTGTTTGCCTTCGCATCCATtcgtctgtctgtctgtcttaaTTTTTGATCTTTACATTTACCTGTTCCGCTCATTTTAGCAGAGAGTCTAGCTGTATTCAAGTTAATGCAGATCACAAATTTGGTTTGCATCGTGATGCTTGCTTTTGTGAATGTCACGGCCCATTTTATAACGGCATGTTTAGTTGTGAGGTAAGTTTTAACTGGGTTGTTTTGTACATGCGTGCTGTGAGAGAGTGCATGAGACAGACTTTGGGGGATATATTTCTTGAAACTGGTATGTGAATGTGCTTCAGATCTTTACATGTGATGTAAAAGGAAATGAATTAGACTTAATATATGAGCTTAGATGACAGCATAGATTTATTCTGATCTGTGATGTATTACACCATGTCTgctcttaatttttaatgtgcaaTACCTGTTTTTTTTACCAATGACCTAGTGGAATGCTCTGCCATAgaactgcaaataattttttcctaaaaaacaTTATTAACCCACAGTACCTACAGACACAGTTTATTGTTAGTTGTATAGAGCAAAGGATAAGGCATTAAACAAAAGTCTGACCTGAAAATATGTgggctgctttttatttgtaacaGCTGACTCCCAGCTTCCGCAATGTTCTGTACCAGGGAGAGGTTTTGGTACAGCAAAACCTCTTTATGTGACCATATAAAATTTTAGTACTAGACAAATTACTGTACAGTTTTAGTCTGTGGTTTCTTGTGTATTTCTATTAAAGACAAGCGAGAGTAGAGTATCCACAAAAAGTGTAAAGCCAGCTCTGAAATGAATCTTCAGGTGGCCTAACACATAGGCTTTTTGAATGCTACATTTACCGAAATACCATAAACAgttttaattacatatttcCTAGAACACATTGAGGATATTAAATGAGACCGGTCCAGTTGTGGCTAGTGGGACCCATCCCTGATTTATCACTAGCATGAAATAGATCGTCCTTAACATGTTTTAGGCTGGAGCGCTTTGTACGCAGGCGGCACGGGTAATGCAGGTGGCACGGATAGCGGGCGTTGGGCGCcgggctctgcctgcccagcacGGCCGCTTGCTGTCAGACCCCTCACTGACAAATCTTAAGTCCttgaaaagaacaattttgcACCCGTAAAGACACGCTTATGGTTTGCAGGACATTTTCAAGATTGATGTGgtgtttatttaaatacagaattatcCTTGTTTCATTTGTTCGAgggatgtttttaaaaggagagcTTCCATTAATGAGGTATATTTAGAACGGGGCTTGCTTGTGCACTTCCTCAGCACTGGTTCTTGGGTGAGGGACGCAGGGCAGGGAACCCCCTATGGAAATTAAATAGGTGAGGCTGTGGAATCTTCCAGGAAATTTAAGGTCTGCTCTGGCTTTTCTGGTCTTGGTTCGATTTCTcaactttgaaaatgtaaatctgaatttttgctATTCTGTAGATAGAGCCAGTTTGCACATAGTGATGACACGACTAGCTTTTGTAAAGGTACTGACATTCTTTGTAGttagctgcttttcctttgcaaatacTTTTGTGTAGGTGCAGTTAAAACATTAGGAAATATTAGAAGTCTTTTTTagtgcaaacatttttttaaagcttttttttttacaaatttaaattattttgtggattATGTGCCAGTGTTCCAAAGTGAAAtgccttttaaatttaaagctgAGAATTGAACAGCTGGAGGTCTAATCCATTAATTTTTACAAGCTGACTTTCTTAATACTTCAAAGAGAACGTTTTAGATGATACTGCTTTGCTACCCCCCTCATCAGAACCCCTCttctgcccgcccccccccccccccccccccccccggcaatGCCCTCTCTTCTAAGTCTTCATGTTCTGCTCATCTCCTGGCAAATGACAAAACCATATGTATGCAGTGAATGCATTTTCCTTAGTTGATGTAATAAGTTGTAAGCCTTGATGCTCTAAAGATGTCCTCTCCTAGCATTGCACTTTTTATCTATATGCTGATGCAAAAATACTGAGGTTGCTGTTTTTCTAGTAGTCTTCTCCCCCATACTTGAGTTATTTTTTGTAATGGTGCAAGCGTATTCGTAAGAGTATTTGTGTTCAGCAGCCACGTATCCTGGGCTTGTGCCCTTTCAAGCCACCTGACTCAAAGCTAGGTGCATCCCTTTCCCAGAGGGCTGGGTCTGACCCATGCTGgccatttttaaataaagtttttccAAGTTTTGTCTGGCCCCTGTTAGACAGTAACTGTTTAATCACATCTTATGATTTCACTCCCCAGGATGCACATACGTATCAGTCAGGGGAAGCTCCTGAGAATGAACTGTTTCTTGTCTGCTTATTTAGCTTCTGCTGGGAGCCTTTAGTTGTGCAGTTTatgtctgtttattttaaattttaggaAATCTGTTTGTGTCTGTTTAGTATGTGAACGTAACAACACAGTGCATGACATTGTGCTGTCTCaatttttattagcttttaaGATTTGTctaaagaagcttttttttgtttggtaagCAGAAATCTGGTTATGTTTAAGTGCTGCTTTGATAGTTGGGGGTtggattttggggttttttttacattaaaataaatacagtttatttgAGTTTAAACACAAACAACACATGCGTGAGCTCGAAGGGCTGCGCCGGCTGCAGTGTTGTGGCAGGGGCAGCGCTGCAGCCGCGCTCTCATGGCCACTTTGCCTGAACTTCTGGATATTTGTATttgctccccccctccccctggcTTGGAGCATTTGAAAAGCGAGATGAGGCAACTGAGTTGctacctttttttgttttaactctCTTACCTTCAGTTCCGACTGCTGGGCCTTTAGGACGTGATACTCTTGATCACAGACAAGCCTGTAATCAGTCAGTAGTTGGGAGACAGCgggtttttttgtggtaaaATGTATATTTGCGGAGTTAAGTCtgcatttaattaattttgtgaaTTAGTATTCACAAAATATTAGAAAGAATTTGTATTGCTAATAGAAAGATCATCCTGAGGCTGAGGAAGCACAGTTAATTGAAAAAGCAGCCATTTgtaaagtgaagaaaattttaaaacatttcataccCTAATTAAGAATATACTCCCGATTTAAAATTGGGAATATTAATTCGCTGTGTGAAGCAAATACACTAAAAAACCCTGGAAACAGTCAtatccttccttcctcctcttaaTCTTCTCCCAAAATGCAGTTTAAGAAGAAAggcatgactttttttttttttttttttaaatgtagccTGAAACCATTTTGCTAGAAAGATGTAAATTGATCTATTAACATAGGAAATGAAGGCTGGACTGGGGTTATTATCTGGTCAGAATTTTAGGATCTCTTTCCTAGAAAAATCTTCAACtaattttttttgggggggtgggtatAGTCTTCCTCtataatgacattttaaagccttttggttttgggtgaGAGAAGTCACGGAAAGCAGAGGATGCTGTAGATGAAGGCTGTCGAAGAGACGCAGATGTGAGTGCATTGCAAGCAGGGCCGGTCCCTGGGGATCAGGACCGAGTGTTCCCTCCCATCCGCTGCTGGAGGTGATGCTCGATTGTCTGGTGAAACAGGCGGAGAGGGAGCGTCTGCCTGAGTGTTCCAGTCTTCTGGCTAGATGGCACAGTTGGTCAAGTCATTACCATTGCACTTACGGATACTTGGGTTTATGTTTGATTTAGAACGCAGTGGAGTCCATATTCAGGTCTCactctattattattttt contains:
- the MN1 gene encoding transcriptional activator MN1, whose product is MFGLEQFEPQSSGRSGGQAERGFGQPGLSMSAHFKAPAFPGGGPAAAAVDPALGALGEPPLLGMNMSLAGDAYGFPGRGPAELHGGGMQPPVHGFFGGQQPHGGHGGAHHPHQHPPHFGGNFGPDPGASCVHGGRLLGYSGALGGQTAFADGYEHMAESQGGEGFGQQRPGNLPDFQHHSAGASSHAVPAPCLPLDQSPNRAASFHGLPAAGSSEPHGLEQRRLPAQGGVDSLEYNYPGDGPAGHFELPVFSPSEPEGQLPHYGGGRQVPAGGSFAGAPALPRAPGMAVAKAHPPQQHGVFFERFGGARKMSAGLEPGASARHPLMQQQQQPPPPQPPQQPPGLLARQNSCPPAIPRQQQTEANAPNPNLQDNGPIMQNQHAQFEYPIHRLENRNMHPYTDPVFNMQHPPPQQPPNQRLQHFDAPYVSVAKRPRFDFPGNPGVERCASWGSGMHGPTMESHLSPTAYSGLPGEFTPPAPEAFGGPLPHGGPEHPALAQRQNAALVMKQMASRSQQRLRPPSLQQLGHHGEVGPPGGLPPPAFEREAGGSSRGFDAPAPHLAPDSAWFAGPPPPGELLPRRMAAPGLPAEAAPHELGLQPGGTAVLFRPGAGGLGLQEPLRMAGEGPAQALPSPGVHPPFAPAMGGLSQLQSPGGGVALPSAPAERRGPADFAAQPSFPFAAAARQPTAHGAAPALSASPGAYPPPPPEFPPPPPPRPAASKLGALSLGSFSKPASKDNVFGQSCLAALSTACQNMIASLGAPNLNVTFNKKSPAEAKRKLSQAEPDPPPPAAPDYFPAGPPAGGGGAGKASGAAPLLPAESSLSPGYALEPAAGGEGKAGGGRGRGRRKRDSGHVSPGTFFEKFSATEGGGAGVSPGQPAVPAVAGGPPGAPGAERGGGTPHDKPLTSPSWGKGGELLLGEQPDLMSSLDSGIQSVTKSDGSSPHVDFPDEVSTSYGNEDEVSSSSDNAASKPTRSPLLSGSPKLPRGEHALLNGQKPLALSLLSTSTSTPDSYGLSTTAGAHPGTPSMEQVRTPTSTSAQDEIHPLEILQAQIQLQRQQFSISEDQPLGLKSKKGECAGQNGDSDLGSCCSEGVKGAMSTIDLDSLMAEHNSTWYLPGEKALMEGQEEDKAMAPWEKPKPPNPSKEAHDLPPSKTSATAQTGSHLQCLSVHCTDDVGEAKGRTAVPTWRSLHSDISNRFGTFVAALT